The genome window GAACGCGGCCTCCACGTCGCCCAGCCCGATGGTCTGAGTCACCATCCGGTCCAGGTCGAGCTTGCCCTGCAGATAGAGCTGCGCCAGCAGAGGAAAGTCGGAACTGGGCAGGGCATCGCCGCAATGACAGACGCGCAGCGAAGCCTTGTTCCAATAGACCCCGGTGTCCATGTCGCCCAAATTGAGGTTCACACGGGCATCGGCATCGGGCAAACCGATATGCGTTACCGTTCCGCCATAAGCCAGCATTCGGACGCCCTGGTCGATGCATTGGGGCAGACCGACCGCCTCGAAGGCAAAATCGACGCCGTCGCCGCCGGTCAGCTCGCGCGCCTTGGCCACAGGGTCGGTCTCGCTCGCATTGACCGTGTGCGTGGCGCCAAACTGCTTGGCCCAATCCAATTTGACCGGGTTCAGATCGATACCGATAATCTGGCTGGCATGGGCCAGCCGCGCGCCCTGGATGACGCTTAAGCCGACCCCGCCGCAACCGATGACCGCAACCTTGGCGCCCGCCCAAACGGGAGCCGTGTTCAGCGCCGCGCCCACGCCCGTGATGACGCCGCAAGCGATCAGACAAGCCTTGTCCAAGGGAATATCCTTGGGCATCTTGATAGCCGCTTTGCTGTGGACGACCGTTCGGGTAGAGAACGTGCCGCAACGCAGAACTTGGGAGAGAAGGGCGCCGTCGCGCTTGCGGCGCAACCGTTGCTGAGGCCGCAGCGCCATCCAGCAGCGCCGCGGATCGCCGCGCCGACAGGCCGGACACTGCTCGCACGGCGCGCGATAGGCGATGACGACCGGATCGCCAGTAGATAAATGAGTAACGCCGTCTCCAACGGCTTCGACAATGCCCGCTCCCTCGTGCCCTAAGAGAATGGGGTACTGCATCCCCATGCCTTGCATGTTCTTGACGTGCAGATCGGTATGGCAGACGCCGCTGGCCGTCAGGCGAACCATGACCTCGTTCGGCCCGGGCGGATCGATGGTGATTTCTTCTAAAGTTACATCCGCTCCCGGCGCGTTCAAAACCGCCGCCAATCCATCGTAGCTCATGGGGATGGAGTTTCGGCGCTTGGGGCTGCTTTCCTGGCAGAACCAAAAGAAAAAAAGAACGCCAGGCCTGCCAGAGCGACCGCGCCATAAAATCGGCCGACGCCTCGGGGCTGCCGAACGGGAATTTTTCAAACTGTAGCACAATTCCGAGCACAAATCCCGCCCAAAACGGCCCCTTGACAATAGGGTATATTAAAAGCCTCGCGCGTTGCGAAAAGTGCAGGGCACGGGACAAAGGCGCCGACCGGGCGTTTGACTGATTGTGCAAAGCTCCTTGACAAACAGATCGAAAACCTGGTATCCTTCCTAGGAACCTGGTAACTTTTAGAGCCTGCCCCACACACGTGGGGATGAACCAAATGGCT of Armatimonadota bacterium contains these proteins:
- a CDS encoding Zn-dependent alcohol dehydrogenase, with translation MSYDGLAAVLNAPGADVTLEEITIDPPGPNEVMVRLTASGVCHTDLHVKNMQGMGMQYPILLGHEGAGIVEAVGDGVTHLSTGDPVVIAYRAPCEQCPACRRGDPRRCWMALRPQQRLRRKRDGALLSQVLRCGTFSTRTVVHSKAAIKMPKDIPLDKACLIACGVITGVGAALNTAPVWAGAKVAVIGCGGVGLSVIQGARLAHASQIIGIDLNPVKLDWAKQFGATHTVNASETDPVAKARELTGGDGVDFAFEAVGLPQCIDQGVRMLAYGGTVTHIGLPDADARVNLNLGDMDTGVYWNKASLRVCHCGDALPSSDFPLLAQLYLQGKLDLDRMVTQTIGLGDVEAAFHLMEHGNVIRSVILFD